The proteins below are encoded in one region of Glandiceps talaboti chromosome 17, keGlaTala1.1, whole genome shotgun sequence:
- the LOC144448710 gene encoding uncharacterized protein LOC144448710 isoform X6, which yields MGDEEERARRREERRKRREAEKAAAAQNDNASLDADLEALRLRREERRRQRELAAEENGPAEEEAAEEAPAEAPEEEAPAAVDEQAAQDTAAAEAAAAEEQRQKEEAEAAAAAAAAAEEERKKKEAEAKAKAAASAGDEGGPKKKIGKLRRLDIKKQMMKKAQEGLQQEAEEREAEKKKFLEDNLDSIDDLEYKDRDELMEFVKKLHEKISKFEGDKYDLQLVISKNDLQIEDLKSRVNEARGKFIKPTLKKVSRTDKLVEKTEEKKGIDVQLKRVERKSASAELGEEEADDKVDLRAQLKKVEK from the exons GGCGGCAGCAGCACAAAACGATAATGCCTCGTTAGATGCAGATCTCGAAGCCTTGAGGCTACGACGAGAAGAACGACGACGACAGCGAGAATT GGCAGCTGAGGAGAATGGTCCTGCTGAG GAGGAAGCTGCAGAGGAAGCCCCTGCAGAGGCCCCTGAGGAGGAGGCCCCTGCGGCGGTAGAC gAACAGGCTGCACAAGATACTGCTGCAGCAGAGGCAGCAGCAGCAGAG GAACAAAGACAGAAGGAAGAAGCAGAAGcggcagcagcagcagcagctgCAGCAGAAGAAGAG AGAAAGAAGAAGGAGGCCGAGGCAAAGGCAAAAGCGGCAGCATCAGCAGGAGATGAAGGTGGTCCTAAAAAGAAAATAGGAAAACTGCGTAGGCTTGACATTAAG aaacaaatgatgaaaaaagCACAGGAAGGCCTACAGCAAGAAGCTGAGGAGCGTGAAGCTGAAAAGAAGAAATTCCTTGAAGACAATCTGGACTCAATAGACGATCTTGAATATAAGGACAGAGATGAACTCATGGAATTTGTCAAGAAGCTTCACGAGAAGATATCCAAGTTTGAAGGAGATAAATATGATCTACAACTTGTCATTAGTAAAAACGACCTGCAG ATTGAAGACCTTAAATCTAGAGTAAATGAAGCCAGAGGAAAATT CATCAAACCTACTTTGAAGAAAGTTAGTCGTACGGACAAATTAGTCGAAAAGACAGAAGAAAAGAAAGGCATTGATGTTCAACTCAAGAGAGTTGAAAGGAAATCAGCCTCTGCTGAATTAGGAGAGGAAGAAGCCGAT GACAAAGTTGATCTCCGTGCACAACTGAAgaaagttgaaaaataa
- the LOC144448710 gene encoding uncharacterized protein LOC144448710 isoform X4, whose product MGDEEERARRREERRKRREAEKAAAAQNDNASLDADLEALRLRREERRRQRELAAEENGPAEPVEDYSTRRRRRKEREAEEARQREEEEARKREEEEEARRREEEEARKREEEEEEARRNEEEERQQAEEEAAEEAPAEAPEEEAPAAVDEQAAQDTAAAEAAAAEEQRQKEEAEAAAAAAAAAEEEKQMMKKAQEGLQQEAEEREAEKKKFLEDNLDSIDDLEYKDRDELMEFVKKLHEKISKFEGDKYDLQLVISKNDLQIEDLKSRVNEARGKFIKPTLKKVSRTDKLVEKTEEKKGIDVQLKRVERKSASAELGEEEADDKVDLRAQLKKVEK is encoded by the exons GGCGGCAGCAGCACAAAACGATAATGCCTCGTTAGATGCAGATCTCGAAGCCTTGAGGCTACGACGAGAAGAACGACGACGACAGCGAGAATT GGCAGCTGAGGAGAATGGTCCTGCTGAG CCTGTAGAAGACTATAGCACTCGGCGAAGACGGCGCAAAGAACGGGAAGCCGAGGAAGCTCGTCAAAGAGAGGAGGAAGAAGCCCGTAAaagggaggaggaggaggaggctCGTAGAAGAGAGGAGGAGGAAGCCCGTAAGAGagaggaggaggaagaagaagcTCGTAGAAACGAGGAAGAAGAACGGCAACAGGCTGAG GAGGAAGCTGCAGAGGAAGCCCCTGCAGAGGCCCCTGAGGAGGAGGCCCCTGCGGCGGTAGAC gAACAGGCTGCACAAGATACTGCTGCAGCAGAGGCAGCAGCAGCAGAG GAACAAAGACAGAAGGAAGAAGCAGAAGcggcagcagcagcagcagctgCAGCAGAAGAAGAG aaacaaatgatgaaaaaagCACAGGAAGGCCTACAGCAAGAAGCTGAGGAGCGTGAAGCTGAAAAGAAGAAATTCCTTGAAGACAATCTGGACTCAATAGACGATCTTGAATATAAGGACAGAGATGAACTCATGGAATTTGTCAAGAAGCTTCACGAGAAGATATCCAAGTTTGAAGGAGATAAATATGATCTACAACTTGTCATTAGTAAAAACGACCTGCAG ATTGAAGACCTTAAATCTAGAGTAAATGAAGCCAGAGGAAAATT CATCAAACCTACTTTGAAGAAAGTTAGTCGTACGGACAAATTAGTCGAAAAGACAGAAGAAAAGAAAGGCATTGATGTTCAACTCAAGAGAGTTGAAAGGAAATCAGCCTCTGCTGAATTAGGAGAGGAAGAAGCCGAT GACAAAGTTGATCTCCGTGCACAACTGAAgaaagttgaaaaataa
- the LOC144448710 gene encoding uncharacterized protein LOC144448710 isoform X2 — MGDEEERARRREERRKRREAEKAAAAQNDNASLDADLEALRLRREERRRQRELAAEENGPAEPVEDYSTRRRRRKEREAEEARQREEEEARKREEEEEARRREEEEARKREEEEEEARRNEEEERQQAEEQAAQDTAAAEAAAAEEQRQKEEAEAAAAAAAAAEEERKKKEAEAKAKAAASAGDEGGPKKKIGKLRRLDIKKQMMKKAQEGLQQEAEEREAEKKKFLEDNLDSIDDLEYKDRDELMEFVKKLHEKISKFEGDKYDLQLVISKNDLQIEDLKSRVNEARGKFIKPTLKKVSRTDKLVEKTEEKKGIDVQLKRVERKSASAELGEEEADDKVDLRAQLKKVEK, encoded by the exons GGCGGCAGCAGCACAAAACGATAATGCCTCGTTAGATGCAGATCTCGAAGCCTTGAGGCTACGACGAGAAGAACGACGACGACAGCGAGAATT GGCAGCTGAGGAGAATGGTCCTGCTGAG CCTGTAGAAGACTATAGCACTCGGCGAAGACGGCGCAAAGAACGGGAAGCCGAGGAAGCTCGTCAAAGAGAGGAGGAAGAAGCCCGTAAaagggaggaggaggaggaggctCGTAGAAGAGAGGAGGAGGAAGCCCGTAAGAGagaggaggaggaagaagaagcTCGTAGAAACGAGGAAGAAGAACGGCAACAGGCTGAG gAACAGGCTGCACAAGATACTGCTGCAGCAGAGGCAGCAGCAGCAGAG GAACAAAGACAGAAGGAAGAAGCAGAAGcggcagcagcagcagcagctgCAGCAGAAGAAGAG AGAAAGAAGAAGGAGGCCGAGGCAAAGGCAAAAGCGGCAGCATCAGCAGGAGATGAAGGTGGTCCTAAAAAGAAAATAGGAAAACTGCGTAGGCTTGACATTAAG aaacaaatgatgaaaaaagCACAGGAAGGCCTACAGCAAGAAGCTGAGGAGCGTGAAGCTGAAAAGAAGAAATTCCTTGAAGACAATCTGGACTCAATAGACGATCTTGAATATAAGGACAGAGATGAACTCATGGAATTTGTCAAGAAGCTTCACGAGAAGATATCCAAGTTTGAAGGAGATAAATATGATCTACAACTTGTCATTAGTAAAAACGACCTGCAG ATTGAAGACCTTAAATCTAGAGTAAATGAAGCCAGAGGAAAATT CATCAAACCTACTTTGAAGAAAGTTAGTCGTACGGACAAATTAGTCGAAAAGACAGAAGAAAAGAAAGGCATTGATGTTCAACTCAAGAGAGTTGAAAGGAAATCAGCCTCTGCTGAATTAGGAGAGGAAGAAGCCGAT GACAAAGTTGATCTCCGTGCACAACTGAAgaaagttgaaaaataa
- the LOC144448710 gene encoding uncharacterized protein LOC144448710 isoform X5, producing the protein MGDEEERARRREERRKRREAEKAAAAQNDNASLDADLEALRLRREERRRQRELAAEENGPAEPVEDYSTRRRRRKEREAEEARQREEEEARKREEEEEARRREEEEARKREEEEEEARRNEEEERQQAEEQAAQDTAAAEAAAAEEQRQKEEAEAAAAAAAAAEEEKQMMKKAQEGLQQEAEEREAEKKKFLEDNLDSIDDLEYKDRDELMEFVKKLHEKISKFEGDKYDLQLVISKNDLQIEDLKSRVNEARGKFIKPTLKKVSRTDKLVEKTEEKKGIDVQLKRVERKSASAELGEEEADDKVDLRAQLKKVEK; encoded by the exons GGCGGCAGCAGCACAAAACGATAATGCCTCGTTAGATGCAGATCTCGAAGCCTTGAGGCTACGACGAGAAGAACGACGACGACAGCGAGAATT GGCAGCTGAGGAGAATGGTCCTGCTGAG CCTGTAGAAGACTATAGCACTCGGCGAAGACGGCGCAAAGAACGGGAAGCCGAGGAAGCTCGTCAAAGAGAGGAGGAAGAAGCCCGTAAaagggaggaggaggaggaggctCGTAGAAGAGAGGAGGAGGAAGCCCGTAAGAGagaggaggaggaagaagaagcTCGTAGAAACGAGGAAGAAGAACGGCAACAGGCTGAG gAACAGGCTGCACAAGATACTGCTGCAGCAGAGGCAGCAGCAGCAGAG GAACAAAGACAGAAGGAAGAAGCAGAAGcggcagcagcagcagcagctgCAGCAGAAGAAGAG aaacaaatgatgaaaaaagCACAGGAAGGCCTACAGCAAGAAGCTGAGGAGCGTGAAGCTGAAAAGAAGAAATTCCTTGAAGACAATCTGGACTCAATAGACGATCTTGAATATAAGGACAGAGATGAACTCATGGAATTTGTCAAGAAGCTTCACGAGAAGATATCCAAGTTTGAAGGAGATAAATATGATCTACAACTTGTCATTAGTAAAAACGACCTGCAG ATTGAAGACCTTAAATCTAGAGTAAATGAAGCCAGAGGAAAATT CATCAAACCTACTTTGAAGAAAGTTAGTCGTACGGACAAATTAGTCGAAAAGACAGAAGAAAAGAAAGGCATTGATGTTCAACTCAAGAGAGTTGAAAGGAAATCAGCCTCTGCTGAATTAGGAGAGGAAGAAGCCGAT GACAAAGTTGATCTCCGTGCACAACTGAAgaaagttgaaaaataa
- the LOC144448710 gene encoding uncharacterized protein LOC144448710 isoform X1, with product MGDEEERARRREERRKRREAEKAAAAQNDNASLDADLEALRLRREERRRQRELAAEENGPAEPVEDYSTRRRRRKEREAEEARQREEEEARKREEEEEARRREEEEARKREEEEEEARRNEEEERQQAEEEAAEEAPAEAPEEEAPAAVDEQAAQDTAAAEAAAAEEQRQKEEAEAAAAAAAAAEEERKKKEAEAKAKAAASAGDEGGPKKKIGKLRRLDIKKQMMKKAQEGLQQEAEEREAEKKKFLEDNLDSIDDLEYKDRDELMEFVKKLHEKISKFEGDKYDLQLVISKNDLQIEDLKSRVNEARGKFIKPTLKKVSRTDKLVEKTEEKKGIDVQLKRVERKSASAELGEEEADDKVDLRAQLKKVEK from the exons GGCGGCAGCAGCACAAAACGATAATGCCTCGTTAGATGCAGATCTCGAAGCCTTGAGGCTACGACGAGAAGAACGACGACGACAGCGAGAATT GGCAGCTGAGGAGAATGGTCCTGCTGAG CCTGTAGAAGACTATAGCACTCGGCGAAGACGGCGCAAAGAACGGGAAGCCGAGGAAGCTCGTCAAAGAGAGGAGGAAGAAGCCCGTAAaagggaggaggaggaggaggctCGTAGAAGAGAGGAGGAGGAAGCCCGTAAGAGagaggaggaggaagaagaagcTCGTAGAAACGAGGAAGAAGAACGGCAACAGGCTGAG GAGGAAGCTGCAGAGGAAGCCCCTGCAGAGGCCCCTGAGGAGGAGGCCCCTGCGGCGGTAGAC gAACAGGCTGCACAAGATACTGCTGCAGCAGAGGCAGCAGCAGCAGAG GAACAAAGACAGAAGGAAGAAGCAGAAGcggcagcagcagcagcagctgCAGCAGAAGAAGAG AGAAAGAAGAAGGAGGCCGAGGCAAAGGCAAAAGCGGCAGCATCAGCAGGAGATGAAGGTGGTCCTAAAAAGAAAATAGGAAAACTGCGTAGGCTTGACATTAAG aaacaaatgatgaaaaaagCACAGGAAGGCCTACAGCAAGAAGCTGAGGAGCGTGAAGCTGAAAAGAAGAAATTCCTTGAAGACAATCTGGACTCAATAGACGATCTTGAATATAAGGACAGAGATGAACTCATGGAATTTGTCAAGAAGCTTCACGAGAAGATATCCAAGTTTGAAGGAGATAAATATGATCTACAACTTGTCATTAGTAAAAACGACCTGCAG ATTGAAGACCTTAAATCTAGAGTAAATGAAGCCAGAGGAAAATT CATCAAACCTACTTTGAAGAAAGTTAGTCGTACGGACAAATTAGTCGAAAAGACAGAAGAAAAGAAAGGCATTGATGTTCAACTCAAGAGAGTTGAAAGGAAATCAGCCTCTGCTGAATTAGGAGAGGAAGAAGCCGAT GACAAAGTTGATCTCCGTGCACAACTGAAgaaagttgaaaaataa
- the LOC144448710 gene encoding uncharacterized protein LOC144448710 isoform X3: MGDEEERARRREERRKRREAEKAAEENGPAEPVEDYSTRRRRRKEREAEEARQREEEEARKREEEEEARRREEEEARKREEEEEEARRNEEEERQQAEEEAAEEAPAEAPEEEAPAAVDEQAAQDTAAAEAAAAEEQRQKEEAEAAAAAAAAAEEERKKKEAEAKAKAAASAGDEGGPKKKIGKLRRLDIKKQMMKKAQEGLQQEAEEREAEKKKFLEDNLDSIDDLEYKDRDELMEFVKKLHEKISKFEGDKYDLQLVISKNDLQIEDLKSRVNEARGKFIKPTLKKVSRTDKLVEKTEEKKGIDVQLKRVERKSASAELGEEEADDKVDLRAQLKKVEK, from the exons GGCAGCTGAGGAGAATGGTCCTGCTGAG CCTGTAGAAGACTATAGCACTCGGCGAAGACGGCGCAAAGAACGGGAAGCCGAGGAAGCTCGTCAAAGAGAGGAGGAAGAAGCCCGTAAaagggaggaggaggaggaggctCGTAGAAGAGAGGAGGAGGAAGCCCGTAAGAGagaggaggaggaagaagaagcTCGTAGAAACGAGGAAGAAGAACGGCAACAGGCTGAG GAGGAAGCTGCAGAGGAAGCCCCTGCAGAGGCCCCTGAGGAGGAGGCCCCTGCGGCGGTAGAC gAACAGGCTGCACAAGATACTGCTGCAGCAGAGGCAGCAGCAGCAGAG GAACAAAGACAGAAGGAAGAAGCAGAAGcggcagcagcagcagcagctgCAGCAGAAGAAGAG AGAAAGAAGAAGGAGGCCGAGGCAAAGGCAAAAGCGGCAGCATCAGCAGGAGATGAAGGTGGTCCTAAAAAGAAAATAGGAAAACTGCGTAGGCTTGACATTAAG aaacaaatgatgaaaaaagCACAGGAAGGCCTACAGCAAGAAGCTGAGGAGCGTGAAGCTGAAAAGAAGAAATTCCTTGAAGACAATCTGGACTCAATAGACGATCTTGAATATAAGGACAGAGATGAACTCATGGAATTTGTCAAGAAGCTTCACGAGAAGATATCCAAGTTTGAAGGAGATAAATATGATCTACAACTTGTCATTAGTAAAAACGACCTGCAG ATTGAAGACCTTAAATCTAGAGTAAATGAAGCCAGAGGAAAATT CATCAAACCTACTTTGAAGAAAGTTAGTCGTACGGACAAATTAGTCGAAAAGACAGAAGAAAAGAAAGGCATTGATGTTCAACTCAAGAGAGTTGAAAGGAAATCAGCCTCTGCTGAATTAGGAGAGGAAGAAGCCGAT GACAAAGTTGATCTCCGTGCACAACTGAAgaaagttgaaaaataa
- the LOC144448710 gene encoding troponin I 2-like isoform X7, translating to MGDEEERARRREERRKRREAEKAAEENGPAEEEAAEEAPAEAPEEEAPAAVDEQAAQDTAAAEAAAAEEQRQKEEAEAAAAAAAAAEEERKKKEAEAKAKAAASAGDEGGPKKKIGKLRRLDIKKQMMKKAQEGLQQEAEEREAEKKKFLEDNLDSIDDLEYKDRDELMEFVKKLHEKISKFEGDKYDLQLVISKNDLQIEDLKSRVNEARGKFIKPTLKKVSRTDKLVEKTEEKKGIDVQLKRVERKSASAELGEEEADDKVDLRAQLKKVEK from the exons GGCAGCTGAGGAGAATGGTCCTGCTGAG GAGGAAGCTGCAGAGGAAGCCCCTGCAGAGGCCCCTGAGGAGGAGGCCCCTGCGGCGGTAGAC gAACAGGCTGCACAAGATACTGCTGCAGCAGAGGCAGCAGCAGCAGAG GAACAAAGACAGAAGGAAGAAGCAGAAGcggcagcagcagcagcagctgCAGCAGAAGAAGAG AGAAAGAAGAAGGAGGCCGAGGCAAAGGCAAAAGCGGCAGCATCAGCAGGAGATGAAGGTGGTCCTAAAAAGAAAATAGGAAAACTGCGTAGGCTTGACATTAAG aaacaaatgatgaaaaaagCACAGGAAGGCCTACAGCAAGAAGCTGAGGAGCGTGAAGCTGAAAAGAAGAAATTCCTTGAAGACAATCTGGACTCAATAGACGATCTTGAATATAAGGACAGAGATGAACTCATGGAATTTGTCAAGAAGCTTCACGAGAAGATATCCAAGTTTGAAGGAGATAAATATGATCTACAACTTGTCATTAGTAAAAACGACCTGCAG ATTGAAGACCTTAAATCTAGAGTAAATGAAGCCAGAGGAAAATT CATCAAACCTACTTTGAAGAAAGTTAGTCGTACGGACAAATTAGTCGAAAAGACAGAAGAAAAGAAAGGCATTGATGTTCAACTCAAGAGAGTTGAAAGGAAATCAGCCTCTGCTGAATTAGGAGAGGAAGAAGCCGAT GACAAAGTTGATCTCCGTGCACAACTGAAgaaagttgaaaaataa